The Doryrhamphus excisus isolate RoL2022-K1 chromosome 22, RoL_Dexc_1.0, whole genome shotgun sequence genome segment tgtgtgtgattgtgtgtgtgtgtgtgtctagtatggagggtgggagggaggggctttctttgaaattgtttttctttttaattgtggtaattgtttttaattctgtaaagcacttttgtgttgcatgtctatgcaggaaaagtgctctacaaataaagttgatttgatttgataaatgtaatttttctttaaaaaatcaAAGCATTTAGAATGTTATTACAATcaatataatttatatgtacgcaaaacacaacaaattagGGATTGCTGTACTTTACAGTCCCCAAGTGTATTCTTCAACTTTCTCTTTGAACGTGACTGTGCTCTTCTATTTCTGGCAGTTGCTACCTTCTGCCAGCAGGAGGTGCCGTTGTGCTTCTGAGAATAGAAGCCGAAGCGACCAGCCATAGTGGACAGAGATGATTGAATATTCATCTGTCCATCTTTGTTGTTCGATAGAAATCGTTTTCTGCAATGACCGCCATGATgtgcatatacatacacacagtcTCAGAGAAACTCAAGTCACTCTGGGGTCAAAAGTGGCTCTTTAATGCAACCTGCATATTGCTCAGATCGCAGATGCATCACAGCAGTGCCCTCTATTGGACTTAACCTGCAATAGCATGCCATAACCACTGCTGTACATAAGTTAACAAACTCATTTCGCCTGAAGTCATGTACCCTCTACTCCTGTGCACTTAAACAACATAGGCCTTTTTAGTCTTTTAAAATTATTGATCACGAATCCAATACAGAGTGAAATTATCGTACAAATATCTCAATTAACGTACATTTGTGGCCCTTCAATGTAACCGGCATAAACGCTCAGATGTATAATACACTAGTGCCCTCTATCGGACTTGAACTGCAATAGCATTGCAATAGCCACTACACGAAAGAAAAATAGATACTCAGATGTACACTGTACTCTAtctgtaatatatatgtatgtagatagATAAAGATACATAGACAGATATATTCGTCCTTTTGACCGCTTTGCCGTGTCTTCCATCCCGCCCGTCATCTTACAATGCAACCAACCACTTGTTTCTTCGTCTATTTTTATTTTCGTTGCAATTGGTAAACACTGCCTGACTTCCTGTCCACGCTCGCTTTTCATTTGTGCAACGGCACGTCCGTCACTCCACTTCCGTCAGTTTGCTCGCTTTTGATTGGCTTAATCTCCTTACTTTTTTCCCTCTCCTTCGCGGCGGTGGGTCGGAGCGGCGGTAGCCCGGGTCGGTCTAGCACGCCTAGCACGTTCCTTGCGTGAGTCGCAGCGCTTTCAAGTCCGGAACAgtctttttttgaaaatataaatacacacaagtAACCTCCACCGTTACTCTACCGCGGCTACCTGAACGTCATTTAAAACACAACTCAAAAAAACCCATCAGACTCCTCAAAAGATGGCGGTGGTTAGCGGGATGTCGGGGTCGGCTGTAGCCCGACTGGAGGGCCGAGAATTCGAGTATTTGATGAAGAAAAGGTCGGTGACCATAGGCCGGAACTCCTCGCAGGGCTCCGTGGACGTCAGCATGGGACACTCCAGCTTCATTTCCAGGCGGCACCTCGAAATTTTCACGGCCGGCGAAGATGGCACCGGCACAGGGGAATTCTACCTTCGATGCCTGGGAAAAAACGGGGTGTTTGTGGATGGGGTGTTCCAGAGAAGAGGTGCTCCACCTCTGCAGCTTCCACGAATGTAGGATTAtttttcatgattattattattgttgttgttatgaaaTGGCTGCATTGTGgcaatgttgtgttgttgttttgctgtcCGGCAGCGGTGTTGCACGTGTTGTTGACGATAACGTCACACCAAACCTCCATGCTTAAACACGCAAGTGCAAACATGTTTGCGCCTTTAGCCAACAAAGAAGTTACCTACATTTAAACCCACGGCGTCACTTGAATGATTTTGCAGTTGTCTCTTATTCGGCCTGTATATTTTCACCAAAGACGCATTCTTGAGACGTTGCACTTTGGAATTAGCATTGCGTTACCCCTCAATGCATGTCGGTGGGGCGCATTTGTACGTCAAGATTgagtttattttctttatttgctGTGTTTGTTGCATGCCGAATTAAAGCCTTGCGtcagcagttaaaaaaaaatgcattttttatatttaaattttagtaTTTAGGCTGCTAGAAGCAAAAAGATGCACTGTCAGACGTTCCTTATACGTTATTATGTTATGATTATACAAATGGACAAGTTAAAACTTTAATAGATATACATCAGGACACTCTTACACAGTTATGTGAAATATTATGAGGTCCACAGTCTACATAGGTGACTTTAATTGTACCTAAACAACACATCAGTCACTCATACTGTGCACAAAAACATGCAGGACatataaatacaagaatgaaatgaCACCAGTGTGAGAACAGTTACTGACTTCTATCCCCGGTGGTTGTTTTGTACAGCTGAAAATGTAAGGAGGAAGTGTCAATAACGAGCCACTCTGCTGCTTAGTAATCACCTTCTGTTTTATAGGAGCAGATCTTTTTACATATTCGAAGATACCGTGTTTATCCATGACGGTCACAGCGTTTGAGCAGCGTGGACCGGGGGTCACAAGATTTAGCtatattaaaacatgacaaaaaaattgggacgataataaaaaatgtgaatatcacacaataaatgaaaatgaagcgGATTATTTTGCTGGTTTTAATATATTgttatgtgcatgcatgtttgttttcctcgagagttcactctgtgcattgatttcagtgtttgtgggtgggtgggggctgggccgctagcatacacacatagTGGAGACAAGAAATTagtattttgtaaaatattgtaatttttgttTATGGTCTTGTATCATATCCTTCCACGCGCAAAAATAGTTCTTTTTTTGGGGACAGGAGTAATAGTGTATTACACGAAAAATGGCTACCATGCAATGTAACAGGAGGAGCGCCTGTATGTGCAATATACTTTGAATTGTCTTTTTCTACCTGTTTGCAGCTGTTGCTTCCGATTCCCCAGCACAAGTATAAAAATCACCTTCACGGCACTTTCCGCTGACAAAAAGGAGCAGAGGAATGTGCCCGAATCGCCGGTGAAGTCTGTGCAACTTCAGATTTCCCCGCTTACCATCAACATTCCAGACAATATTGCACATCTTATGAGTCCGCTGCCTTCTCCCACGGGCACCATCAGGTGAGTTTCAGCCATAGCATCATCAATTTATTCACTTTGTTGCTTTATCTGAATTTTGGGGGCTGAAAAAgattatcaatattttttatatagtgCGGCAAATTCCTGCCCTTCAAGTCCGAGAGGGGCGGGACTGTCCAGCTATCGAAGCAGTCGAGTTCTGCCCTCGGACCTTATGGCAGATAACTCCCAGTCTGAAAACGACAAGGAAGCCTCCGGCGAAGACAGCCCAAAGGTGAGTGAAGGTGGTCTACGTCAGACCAGACATTGATGTTGGCGGAATGCGGCATTTTTAAAATCCGCAACAGACTTCAGAGGACTGTTAATGTGCCGAGAATGTCCTTGGTTACTCATTGAAGTCTAAAAATTGCCCAACACTGACTGCAGGGTAGACTTTGGAATACAGAACTTGATTGAACTCCATTGATTGTGAGCCGGTGTGCGCACAAACCAAAGCCAAAACATCTTCACTTTCCCatatcatcatattttttttccccctacagGATGACTCCAAACCACCGTATTCCTATGCTCAGTTGATAGTCCAAGCCATCACCATGGCGCCAGATAAACAGCTGACGCTGAATGGAATATACACCCACATCACCAAGAACTACCCCTACTACAGAACGGCCGATAAAGGCTGGCAGGTCAGTCTCGGGCTCGCTTTATGGTCAGTGTTTCGCTTTCTGGTGACGTGATGCAATGCACGTTTATTCACAAGGTCCAATACTGTATGAGCAGGGCAAAAATGGCAGAATAATACTGCTAACACATTTAGCCGGACGACAAATTGTCCTACAGATTActgcaaataaaatatattaattaattcattcattttctactggagcctatcccagctgtcttcgggcgagaggcggggtacaccctggactggtcgccagccaatcacagggcacatatagacaaacaaccattcacactcacattcatacctatggacaattaacctagcatgtttttggaatgtgggaggaaaccggagtacccggagaaaatccacgcatgcacggggagaacatctgcgcgctaaccactcgaccgccgtgccgcccgtaaaatatattatttacattattttcagacCATTAATGTCATGAAACAATATGGCAGAATAATGGTGCACGATAATTATCCTGCCGATATGAGTGGAATTACGATAAATCCGACATTAAAAATGgctgataattttttttaaagccccaATGAGGTAAGAGTTGTACCAAATGCTCTGCAAGGTGGGGGTGGACgcattaaacacacaaaaaaaaccttatcagcCTTTCTAGATAAATAATTCTCACTGCAGTCTTCTGTGGTTAATCCTGCAACCTAAGTcacaatacatatttttttgtaaaaaaatgtttaaaaaatctaaattcaaGAAAGTCAACATGGTTCCTTTTCCAGATTTTTGTTCATGATGTAAATGAATGACTCCTTCATGTCCCGGTATCTAGAACTCAATCCGTCACAACCTGTCCCTGAACCGGTACTTCATCAAAGTAGCACGCTCTCAGGAGGAGCCGGGCAAAGGCTCCTTTTGGAGGATAGACCCTGCTTCTGAAGGCAAGCTCATAGAACAGGCCTTCAGGAAACGCAGGCCTCGGGGAGTCCCCTGCTTCAGAACCCCCGTAGGACCCCTCTCCTCCAGGTACCGACGCTAGATCGTATTGGCGTTCCACTGCTCAGTCAACTCATGTCCTCCACAAGAACGAATAACTCTTTCTCCGTTTCCAGGAGTGCTCCTGCGTCTCCTAACCACACGGGGGTGCTATCCGCTCACTCCAGCGGGGTGCAAACCCCCGACAGCCTCTCCAGAGAGGGATCCCCTGTTCCCATGGAGCCGGAGccaactcctcctcctcaaGCCCCAACCTCTGTCGCCACACTACAGCCCAAACTTGCTGTCATCCAAGAGGCTCGCTTTGCACAGAACTCCCCTGGTAGTAAATTCACCATACATCACATGGGGCTTGGCCTACCAGCCAATTGGTACAAACATATGTCTATTTCCTATGGTGGGAATGGTAGAAACAAGCTAAATGTTAAATGCATAATGCGGGTTTAAGTCCAAAATATgccaataaaatattttattaaatatttatttattaatgtatttattttaattaattaatttaaatttatttaatttaaatcaatttatttttaaataaataaataaaataaaatattaaaagaaaacataatAGTCCAATtcataggggtgtcacaagagaTCTCACCAGAGTAAAACATGATAATAATCACGATAATAATAGTCATACCGTTTTTTGCATCGTGCAAGGTCATGTTGGTCATTCcgtgtctcgtgacacccctccttgccactaatgaatgataatgatggTGGACATGCTGCGTCAACATAATCCAGAGCAactaggtaatggtaatggtttaatttcaacatgaacatgcatcagattacaattgagtgcatcccataatcagttcacagttccacatatccaaaaggagtaggaagaagcaaagcttattaaatcctacccctccatctggtacttttacaatcagtaactgttacatttgttcacttcctgctttcctaatatagttaacgggtttttttttaataatataaaaaatatagtaataaaaatatagtaaaaaatatagtaaaagttttttttaatttttttattttatttttgtcacgtaccaaagtacaaggtgatatgagcatccaatgacataatgtgtaccatagtaagtgtcaatatagtgatatatatagcacatcatgactggttcaagactcttctagGGTGTGTTCAAGGGCCGCTGAACAAAGTGAGAAATTTCTACACTTAtatgcatttacatttaaaaacttaaatgttTTTAGTTACATTTGAGTGATTTAACACGGTtttagtcaccttgacactcctattattcattctaCACATCACATTGTACAagtcttatgctgcagggactccagACGGCCACTAGCTAgtaagctaacaagctaaccagtGATCTTCCGAttgatttcttctaaacttagaAGTCAAAAACTTActacttccacatggaatgtgagaatgttttgtgtcatgacTAGTGACCATGAATAGTGACCAGAATGGTACATATCACTCCCGTTTTGACTAATAGACCACGCCACTGTCCAACCGTGTTACACCCACAGGTTCCCCACTCGCTAACCAGCCCGTACTGATCGCCGTGCAACGCCAGATGCCTCAAACGACCCTGAAGCCCGTGACGTACGCCATGGCGACGCCGGCCATTGTGTCGACAACAGCCAGCTCCACGCCCAGCATGCAGACGGTGCACGTTGTCCACCAGATCCCGACCGTCACCATGACAGCGGCTACAATGAAATCCGACCTTCAGGAGAACGGAGGAGGAGACCACCAAGAGCTGAAAGGTGCGCCGACACTTTTAAGCGCCGTTGCTCGTTGCTGCTGTGCGGGCGGGGAGCTAACTGTTAGCGTCTCCTTTTTGCGAATAGTGAAAGTGGATCCGGTGACTTCCATCACAACCTCGTCTATAGGCGGAGTCGGTCGCATCATCCAGAGCTCCCAGTCCACCCCACTGACCACCGTAACCATCATGCAGCAGGCTCCACTCGGCCAGCACCAGCTTCCTATAAAGGCCATCACGCAGAATGGAACTCACCTGGTCCCCATCAATTCCTCCGCTGGCACAGGTGACcgccacacacacattaaaacacACGGTCTTGCACTATgtaaggggcgttgcaagggagggagaCCACTATGTTGCTTTATCGGTGGAGTCAATCCTTTCATTTGTGTAACGCAATTGTGGAATCggccaataaaaatggaatttacTGTTAAGCGAATTTAGCGGAAGGAGACCGTCATcactgagtggttagctcgcgtacctcacagctaggagaccagggttcaattccaccctcggccatctctgtgtggagtttgcatgttctccccgtgcatgcgtgggttttctccgggtactccggtttcctcccacattccaaaaacatgctaggttaagtggcgactccaaattgtccataggtatgaatgtgagtgtgaatggttgtttgtctatatgtgccttgtgattggctggcgaccagtccagggtgtaccccgcctctcgcccgaagacagctgggataggctccagcaccccccgcgaccctcgtgaggaaaagcggtagaaaatgaatgaatgaatgagaccgTCAtcaccgagtggttagcgcgcgtacctcacagctaggagaccagggttcaattccaccctcggccatctctgtgtggagtttgcatgttctccccgtgcatgcgtgggttttctccgggtactccggtttcctcccacattccaaaaacatgctaggttaattagccactccaaattgtccataggtatgaatgtgagtgtgaatggttgtttgtctatatgtgccctgtgattggctggccaccggtccagggtgtaccccgcctctcgcccgaagacagctgggataggctccagcacccccgcgaccctcgtgaggaaaaagcggtagaaaataaatgaatgagacCGTCATCACGCGGGGACCGCTCAATCGTCACAAACAGGAACCCGCCCCCCTCCCGAAGTAAACATGCCCGGACGTTATTCTAGTATTTTTCTCCCACACAGCCGTTGCCAACCCTCTTCATCTCCTGGCCACCCACGCTTCGGCTTCCGCGTCCCTCCCCACCAAGAGGCAAAACGGTGAGCTGCAGGAGCCGCCGGCGACCAAGAGGGCGAAGACGCAGGAAAGCGACAAGGGGGAGGTGCCGGCCGCCAACGGTAACGGTGGCTGCGCCGCAGACGGAGCTGGAGAAGATCCGGTTAGCGAAGCGGTAGGGAACAAGTAGCCCCCTCCTTGTCTCCCCCCCGTCTGCATCCTGAGCCTCGCCCTTCCTGTACACGTTGCCCCCCTCACCCCTCACCCCCACGCTCCCCCACACTCTGACCTCTTCACTGGTTTCCATGTACTCTAAGGTGCCAAAAGAGAGAAGAGATGACTGGAGAATGTTCCCTTTCCACGTGGAATGAAAGCCCTAGCAGTTAGCCTCCAAGCACAGGAAAAGACGAACGAGTCACAATCCACAATCCCGGATGACTTCTTTTGGACTGAAGCCTCAGCCCTGGTAGCATCTCAGCACTTATACGTTTGTGTCGGAATGGAACTCGCCACCGAGAGGAAGCGTGCGGACATTCCCATCTTCGGCAGCTAGCCTAACCTTTGACCCGCttgtcgttaaaaaaaaaaaaaaatgcatctttggACCTCCATCTCTCTAAGGACAGCGGTCCATTAGTCGAGTCTTCACGAAcactaaaataacaacaaaaaaatatcactaattattttttgtatgtatacTTTGTTCGGTGAAATGAATGTAGTCgcctttattgttttttttttttaaagagtggATTCTCTTCTACTCATTCATGCAAATTTGTTTTTCAACCGCTGTACATGCAAAGacttttgtcatattttacaAGAAGATAAAAACAGAGTATATTCCTGTGCGTATTTGACCGTATGCTTCATTGAGATTGCATGTTAACACATTTAGAGATACAATGTACCTGAGCTcattatatatgaaatatggaaGACAAGAACATTAAGACTCCATCTATTGCTTCTTGATTCTGACCACTGCTGCACTTGACCCTCTTtttagttgcttttttttttttttttaataataatatgcccTTTTCCCCCAAATGTTTACCTTTTGTTGGGGTTATGACGGTCTCTTTGCTCGATGCTACTGTTATAAAAGAGTTGAATCAGACTGTATTCTCTGTTACACCAGGAAGATATAATCTAGGTGTTCTGCTTtactttttaatacaaatatatatttatacatatatatatatatatatatat includes the following:
- the LOC131109856 gene encoding forkhead box protein K2-like, producing MAVVSGMSGSAVARLEGREFEYLMKKRSVTIGRNSSQGSVDVSMGHSSFISRRHLEIFTAGEDGTGTGEFYLRCLGKNGVFVDGVFQRRGAPPLQLPRICCFRFPSTSIKITFTALSADKKEQRNVPESPVKSVQLQISPLTINIPDNIAHLMSPLPSPTGTISAANSCPSSPRGAGLSSYRSSRVLPSDLMADNSQSENDKEASGEDSPKDDSKPPYSYAQLIVQAITMAPDKQLTLNGIYTHITKNYPYYRTADKGWQNSIRHNLSLNRYFIKVARSQEEPGKGSFWRIDPASEGKLIEQAFRKRRPRGVPCFRTPVGPLSSRSAPASPNHTGVLSAHSSGVQTPDSLSREGSPVPMEPEPTPPPQAPTSVATLQPKLAVIQEARFAQNSPGSPLANQPVLIAVQRQMPQTTLKPVTYAMATPAIVSTTASSTPSMQTVHVVHQIPTVTMTAATMKSDLQENGGGDHQELKVKVDPVTSITTSSIGGVGRIIQSSQSTPLTTVTIMQQAPLGQHQLPIKAITQNGTHLVPINSSAGTAVANPLHLLATHASASASLPTKRQNGELQEPPATKRAKTQESDKGEVPAANGNGGCAADGAGEDPVSEAVPKERRDDWRMFPFHVE